One stretch of Arthrobacter polaris DNA includes these proteins:
- a CDS encoding DUF6308 family protein, with product MSKVDDEAAVGYVKKYFEELANGRPRYTGCRFETFAGGGHLVEPNRITPADLIAVSMLSIHVPGQAALGIMEELSNKFEVLLGDLAVDLRLQDLDPGQFTRFLDDDSPADRIGQILRQKEDLWGIGQTTASKILARKRPHLILIYDSVIAKQAGMRDSRGQWRSWREAFXGEKGQSLAQRLDAIRTTSGQPHLSLLRVLDIVLWMDGHGAEKSRQTVGDDHTRVIPGKEVSDV from the coding sequence ATGTCCAAAGTTGATGACGAAGCGGCCGTCGGTTACGTNAAAAAGTACTTTGAGGAACTCGCCAATGGGCGACCGCGATACACGGGGTGTCGGTTCGAGACGTTTGCTGGTGGAGGGCACCTTGTTGAGCCGAATCGGATCACGCCCGCGGACCTGATTGCCGTTTCGATGCTTTCGATTCATGTTCCTGGCCAAGCGGCTCTTGGAATCATGGAGGAACTCAGCAACAAGTTTGAGGTACTTCTGGGCGATCTAGCCGTCGATTTACGCCTACAAGACCTGGACCCGGGCCAGTTCACCAGATTCCTTGATGACGATTCTCCCGCCGACCGTATTGGGCAGATCCTGCGGCAGAAAGAAGACCTGTGGGGCATCGGACAGACTACAGCCAGCAAGATTCTTGCCCGTAAACGGCCACATCTTATTCTGATCTACGATTCCGTTATCGCGAAACAAGCCGGAATGCGTGACAGCCGTGGGCAGTGGCGAAGCTGGAGGGAGGCATTTCANGGGGAGAAAGGTCAAAGTCTAGCNCAGCGGCTGGACGCCATCCGAACGACGTCGGGCCAGCCTCATTTGTCGCTCCTTCGCGTACTCGACATTGTTCTGTGGATGGACGGACACGGCGCCGAGAAGAGCCGCCAAACGGTCGGCGATGACCATACGCGAGTCATACCAGGGAAAGAGGTTTCTGATGTTTAG
- a CDS encoding phosphatidylserine/phosphatidylglycerophosphate/cardiolipin synthase family protein produces the protein MTRWVRALGPQVRPGNRATALIDGAETYASYLDAIRTARGAGHFIYLLGWYLDLDVPLNRADGPAYCGGTRNPTIAASTMRTLLMAASQSGVQVRVMLWDQPGTQNSAEVNFVNRLTQGAAILDNNELSHTFGSQHQKVLLVSGSQGLIGFCGGLDINNDRLCPIFTPIVLPAVPGGTTAAITALAGGQNGFMSPRRESVLEGKEIAVAASGTFPRAQDPAAVEVGGAPQHDVHVRLIGPAADDLLETFITRWYANSDHVSHDRVKGPLLGLCQPASPPSGRAFVRIGETFNAHVALPVRPVRSCASPPPVISARYVRPRTVQEIYLTAIAGARHYIYWEDQYMVSMCAAEALRQALPRVEFIILLMADSPISDLPHKWAWRKRFIXAHPPGSTGYKLHVFTLHSPLLATFGAHTYVHAKTMMVDDEISLIGSANCNRRGWESDAEVVAATVGDLDADGRPFAARVRARLWSEHLGVPATLLDDPLATAHLWWDSPLASGAMAPMGGGLQVSLAMRRVLPYDVNGDTDSLRDLVTPDDWVDPPSPLPGSPCGPGVLSQCG, from the coding sequence GTGACGCGCTGGGTGCGGGCACTGGGTCCTCAGGTTCGCCCAGGTAATCGAGCGACCGCGCTCATCGACGGCGCCGAGACGTACGCAAGTTACCTCGATGCTATCCGAACAGCCCGGGGAGCCGGGCATTTCATCTACTTGCTCGGCTGGTATCTTGATCTCGACGTGCCACTAAATCGGGCGGACGGTCCGGCGTATTGCGGTGGGACCCGCAATCCGACAATCGCTGCGTCGACCATGAGAACCCTGCTAATGGCAGCCTCGCAATCAGGAGTTCAGGTGCGGGTGATGTTGTGGGACCAACCGGGTACACAGAACAGCGCCGAGGTGAACTTCGTCAACCGGTTGACACAAGGCGCGGCGATCCTTGATAACAACGAGCTGAGCCACACGTTCGGCAGCCAGCACCAGAAAGTGCTGCTCGTCTCCGGATCGCAGGGCTTGATCGGCTTCTGCGGCGGACTTGACATCAACAACGACCGGCTCTGTCCCATCTTCACCCCGATTGTCCTGCCAGCGGTCCCGGGTGGCACGACTGCCGCAATCACCGCTCTGGCGGGAGGTCAAAATGGGTTTATGTCGCCAAGGCGCGAGTCAGTGCTCGAAGGTAAAGAGATCGCGGTCGCGGCCAGTGGTACGTTCCCGAGAGCTCAGGATCCAGCGGCGGTGGAGGTNGGAGGTGCACCACAACACGACGTCCACGTCCGGTTGATCGGCCCAGCAGCGGATGATTTGCTCGAGACGTTCATTACACGGTGGTACGCCAACTCAGATCACGTCTCCCATGATCGGGTAAAAGGTCCGCTGCTGGGGTTGTGCCAGCCAGCATCGCCGCCGTCGGGGCGTGCCTTTGTGCGGATCGGAGAGACGTTCAACGCGCACGTCGCGCTACCTGTGCGTCCGGTACGCTCGTGTGCGTCACCGCCACCAGTGATATCTGCTCGCTACGTTCGGCCCCGCACGGTGCAGGAGATCTATCTCACCGCTATTGCNGGGGCCCGGCACTATATCTACTGGGAGGACCAATACATGGTTAGCATGTGTGCCGCCGAGGCCCTGCGACAAGCGCTGCCACGGGTTGAGTTCATAATCTTGTTAATGGCCGATTCGCCGATTTCTGACTTGCCGCATAAATGGGCGTGGCGAAAGCGGTTCATCGANGCACATCCGCCGGGATCCACAGGGTATAAGCTCCATGTGTTCACGCTGCATTCCCCTTTACTGGCNACGTTCGGGGCACACACATATGTGCACGCGAAGACAATGATGGTAGACGACGAGATCTCCCTCATTGGGTCAGCGAACTGCAATCGCCGCGGCTGGGAGTCCGACGCCGAAGTCGTCGCCGCGACCGTNGGGGATCTCGACGCCGACGGGCGGCCATTCGCAGCGCGGGTTCGGGCGCGGCTCTGGTCCGAACACCTCGGCGTCCCTGCAACTCTTCTCGATGACCCGCTCGCGACGGCCCACCTATGGTGGGATTCGCCCCTCGCATCCGGGGCGATGGCACCGATGGGTGGAGGGCTTCAGGTCAGTCTTGCGATGCGCCGCGTCTTGCCATATGACGTCAATGGCGACACTGACAGCCTGCGTGACCTGGTGACCCCGGACGACTGGGTGGACCCGCCCTCACCGCTGCCAGGCTCGCCGTGCGGACCCGGGGTACTCTCGCAGTGCGGGTAA
- a CDS encoding AAA family ATPase, whose translation MFSRVEWIKNSGNWANYTWDPALPPLGRINVIYGPNGSGKTSLSGALDGLRNAEDGKGHERLSIALDDNGTERTTNGLDDVMFDRVRVFSEHYVARSHRFTPAQAEMEAVLTIGEKPIETELRLDELRNMVDEKTIKRDTESEKERTSTQAVEAAFKRVSQQVVDAVSNAGGRWHSRSNFSAGTVRNAFGTSHLSWAALPEEELQTKIGLVNSNKSDLIPDRPNVVQKPDGLAMRLTTALATSPTTVMLDTLSDHPNATAWVDAGRHLHDQIDVCLFCGSTLTAERRALIDQHFSDEVKRVQEELRVISRELTAIESSAESALVAIPAKGLFYDDLRPRYDIASQSLRDELLALRNWVQNARMLSEAKAANVLEVIDSEVGDPPVVSGTDFLKLRTEHNERVEKHDSLVHRAATAVELHYLKTAETEVKTNQETAATAHAEAQRILVELNTHRDEITTLESVEGDPMPSAKVLTEEVTRLLGRDELKFQAIDGKYRVTRDGQPALGLSXGERTAITLVHFLESVARIPSSGGKPIVVIDDPVSSLDSDIFMGISSYIWTEVVTKDHIAQIILLTHNFELFRQWDIQMDGLRGGGKLADGRKSKDVYTEAFYEIRSSHTPAAASSRPKRRPRLSIWPPTPGVRKKMRSSYQHSFIIVAQALQELKIDDSMEHKLDAQILFPNVVRRMLETFLAFKHPERIGDFTGAMRKSKELLEQRGYVGDADALRLRLTRYLHAHSHSETAATDITVSPDEVATAIGAVFEFMKCLDFDHFQGLCEVAGIDPATLLPPVPVAANPSTGASV comes from the coding sequence ATGTTTAGCCGAGTTGAGTGGATCAAGAACAGCGGTAACTGGGCGAACTATACTTGGGATCCTGCACTGCCGCCGCTCGGCCGCATCAATGTTATATACGGGCCGAATGGGTCCGGTAAGACATCGTTGTCCGGGGCACTAGACGGCCTACGCAACGCAGAAGATGGGAAGGGGCATGAACGACTCTCCATCGCCCTAGACGACAATGGCACTGAGCGAACCACAAATGGTTTGGACGATGTCATGTTCGACAGAGTCCGCGTATTCAGCGAGCACTATGTCGCACGGAGCCACCGATTCACNCCCGCGCAAGCCGAGATGGAAGCAGTCTTAACGATTGGCGAAAAGCCAATCGAAACCGAACTTCGGCTTGACGAGCTCCGCAATATGGTGGACGAAAAGACAATCAAACGCGATACAGAGTCTGAGAAGGAACGCACTTCTACTCAGGCCGTCGAGGCGGCGTTTAAAAGGGTTTCTCAGCAAGTCGTTGACGCCGTCAGTAACGCGGGTGGTCGCTGGCACTCTCGAAGCAACTTCAGCGCCGGAACAGTTCGGAACGCGTTTGGGACTTCTCACTTGTCTTGGGCCGCTCTGCCTGAAGAGGAGCTACAGACGAAGATCGGACTAGTAAATTCAAACAAGTCCGATCTGATCCCCGATCGTCCGAACGTAGTCCAGAAACCGGACGGTCTGGCCATGCGGCTCACGACTGCACTTGCAACGTCACCAACAACCGTAATGCTTGACACTCTTTCCGACCATCCAAATGCGACAGCCTGGGTGGATGCGGGACGTCACCTTCACGACCAGATTGACGTCTGCCTCTTCTGCGGTAGCACTCTCACCGCCGAGCGCCGGGCGCTGATAGATCAGCACTTCTCGGATGAGGTGAAGCGCGTTCAGGAAGAACTCCGCGTGATATCACGCGAACTGACAGCAATTGAATCTTCGGCTGAATCGGCCTTAGTCGCAATTCCTGCCAAGGGGCTCTTCTATGACGATCTCAGGCCTCGCTACGACATTGCATCTCAGTCATTGCGTGATGAGCTGTTAGCGCTTCGAAACTGGGTCCAGAACGCGCGGATGCTAAGTGAGGCAAAGGCGGCCAACGTTCTAGAAGTTATTGACTCTGAAGTTGGGGATCCGCCGGTAGTTTCAGGAACGGACTTTCTGAAACTTCGTACGGAGCACAACGAACGCGTAGAGAAACACGACTCCCTTGTTCACAGAGCCGCGACAGCCGTCGAGCTGCATTACTTGAAAACCGCCGAAACAGAAGTCAAGACAAACCAAGAGACAGCGGCGACCGCACATGCTGAGGCTCAACGGATATTGGTCGAACTCAATACGCATCGAGACGAGATCACGACGCTCGAATCTGTCGAAGGTGATCCGATGCCGAGCGCGAAGGTACTTACCGAGGAAGTCACTCGGCTCCTTGGCCGCGATGAATTGAAGTTCCAAGCCATTGATGGCAAGTACCGCGTAACCCGAGATGGTCAGCCCGCCCTCGGCTTGAGCATNGGGGAACGAACGGCCATTACGCTCGTCCATTTCCTTGAATCAGTTGCACGGATCCCATCCTCCGGTGGGAAGCCGATTGTTGTGATCGACGACCCGGTGTCGAGTCTGGACAGTGACATCTTCATGGGCATATCCAGCTACATATGGACCGAGGTGGTAACCAAAGACCACATCGCGCAGATCATTCTCTTGACTCACAACTTCGAGCTATTCAGACAGTGGGACATCCAAATGGATGGACTTAGAGGAGGTGGAAAACTCGCCGATGGGCGAAAGTCCAAGGACGTCTACACGGAGGCATTCTACGAGATTCGGTCGTCACACACGCCCGCTGCGGCTTCGTCGAGGCCTAAGCGTCGCCCACGCCTNTCCATATGGCCACCAACACCAGGGGTACGGAAGAAGATGCGATCGAGCTACCAACACTCATTCATCATCGTGGCGCAGGCCCTGCAGGAACTCAAGATCGATGACTCTATGGAGCACAAGCTCGATGCGCAGATCCTGTTTCCAAATGTGGTTCGTCGAATGCTCGAGACGTTTCTTGCATTCAAGCACCCCGAGCGGATTGGTGACTTCACCGGTGCGATGCGCAAGTCGAAGGAGCTTCTCGAGCAGCGTGGGTATGTAGGTGATGCTGACGCGCTGCGTCTGCGACTCACGAGATACCTACACGCACATTCCCACAGCGAGACAGCAGCCACCGACATCACGGTTAGCCCTGACGAAGTTGCTACTGCGATTGGCGCGGTATTTGAGTTCATGAAGTGTCTCGATTTTGATCACTTCCAAGGGCTCTGTGAAGTAGCCGGCATCGACCCCGCAACCCTGCTGCCGCCCGTTCCTGTCGCTGCGAATCCTAGCACCGGTGCGTCCGTTTAA